One Rissa tridactyla isolate bRisTri1 chromosome 1, bRisTri1.patW.cur.20221130, whole genome shotgun sequence DNA segment encodes these proteins:
- the TSKU gene encoding tsukushi has protein sequence MQFLAWFNFLLLLPCFGTTKTCFPGCHCEVESFGLFDSFSLTKVDCSGIGSHIVPVPIPLDTSYLDLSSNKLETINESMLTGPGYTTLVSLDLSYNKIAKISSTTFSRLRYLESLDLSHNSLEVLPEDCFSSSPLGDIDLSNNKLLDIAMDIFASKGQGKPLNVDLSNNMLSTITRHHEKSIPNIQNLNLSGNRLTSVPNLQGIPLRYLNLDGNPLVKIEKGDFTGLKDLIHLSLSGLRGFGELNPYSFKELPALQVLDLSINPNLKSLTAEVIFGLNSLQELNLSGTGVSSLPKTALKYLPSIKSITLGKNIQCLKTIKEGQYHRQIGLTKKEVLSCHDSHGSVAAAPYVS, from the coding sequence ATGCAGTTCCTGGCCTGGTTCAAtttcctgcttctccttccttgttTTGGTACCACCAAAACCTGCTTCCCCGGCTGCCACTGTGAAGTGGAAAGCTTTGGTCTCTTTGACAGCTTTAGCTTGACCAAGGTGGACTGCAGTGGAATAGGCTCGCACATTGTTCCCGTCCCAATCCCTCTGGATACCTCCTACTTGGATCTGTCATCAAACAAACTGGAAACAATCAATGAATCGATGCTTACTGGCCCTGGATACACCACCTTGGTGAGCCTTGACCTGAGCTACAACAAAATTGCCAAGATTTCCTCCACAACCTTCTCCAGGCTTCGGTACCTGGAGTCCTTGGATCTGAGTCATAACTCTCTGGAAGTCCTCCCGGAGGACTGTTTCTCCAGTTCTCCTTTGGGTGACATTGATTTGAGCAATAACAAGCTTTTGGATATAGCTATGGACATTTTTGCTTCAAAAGGTCAAGGAAAACCCCTGAATGTGGATCTATCCAATAATATGCTGAGCACAATTACGAGGCACCATGAAAAGAGCATCCCCAACATCCAGAACTTAAATCTTTCTGGAAACAGGCTAACGTCTGTGCCAAACCTTCAAGGGATTCCTCTCCGATACTTAAATCTTGACGGGAACCCTCTAGTCAAGATTGAGAAAGGAGACTTCACAGGGCTGAAAGATTTGATTCATTTATCCCTCAGTGGCCTGCGTGGCTTTGGAGAATTAAATCCTTATAGCTTCAAGGAACTACCAGCCCTCCAGGTTCTGGATTTATCCATCAATCCCAACTTGAAGTCACTGACTGCTGAAGTTATCTTTGGTCTGAACTCCCTACAAGAGCTCAACCTCTCTGGGACAGGTGTGTCATCCTTGCCAAAGACTGCGCTGAAATACCTGCCTTCCATCAAAAGCATCACCTTGGGGAAGAACATACAGTGTCTTAAGACCATCAAAGAAGGACAGTACCACCGACAAATCGGGCTGACCAAAAAAGAGGTCCTCAGTTGCCACGACAGCCACGGGTCCGTAGCAGCAGCGCCTTACGTTTCGTGA